From a region of the Corallococcus coralloides DSM 2259 genome:
- a CDS encoding hydroxymethylglutaryl-CoA reductase, degradative: MSDTVTSRLAGFHKLPLEERLARIGQMFRLTEAELDQLRGENGLDLSIANQMIENAVGTFSLPLGLGLNLNVNGRDYLVPMAVEEPSVVAAVSFASKIVRESGGFYAEADESMMIGQVQVSNYGDPGRASEKILDAKDEILALANSFHPAMVARGGGAKDVEVRLLPAPEGPRGEPLLIVHLLIDAQEAMGANLINTMAEGVAPLIEQLTGGRVYLRILSNLADKRLARATCRIPLPLLADFGLPGEVIAEGIAQASRFAEADPYRAATHNKGVMNGIDAVAIATGQDWRSIEAGAHAFACRKGQYRPLSTWYLEEGHLVGRIELPLALGLVGGPIKIHPGAQVALKLMRATSVRELSMVFAAVGLAQNFAALRALGSVGIQKGHMAMHARSVAVTAGARGGDVEKVANLLVKAGHVKVEKAREILANLPPEPPAVATLTNG, translated from the coding sequence ATGTCTGACACCGTGACGTCCCGGCTCGCCGGATTCCACAAGCTGCCCTTGGAGGAGCGCCTGGCGCGCATTGGCCAGATGTTCCGGCTGACCGAGGCGGAGTTGGATCAGCTGCGCGGCGAGAACGGCCTGGACCTGTCCATCGCCAACCAGATGATCGAAAACGCGGTGGGCACGTTCTCCCTGCCGCTGGGCCTGGGCCTGAACCTCAACGTCAACGGGCGCGACTACCTGGTGCCCATGGCGGTGGAGGAGCCCTCCGTCGTGGCGGCGGTGTCGTTCGCGTCGAAGATCGTCCGCGAGTCGGGCGGCTTCTACGCGGAGGCCGACGAGTCGATGATGATCGGCCAGGTGCAGGTCTCCAACTACGGAGACCCCGGCCGCGCGTCCGAGAAGATCCTGGATGCGAAGGATGAGATCCTCGCCCTGGCGAACAGCTTCCACCCGGCCATGGTGGCCCGCGGCGGTGGCGCGAAGGACGTGGAGGTGCGCCTGCTGCCCGCGCCGGAGGGGCCGCGCGGCGAGCCGCTGCTCATCGTCCACCTGCTCATCGACGCGCAGGAGGCGATGGGGGCGAACCTCATCAACACCATGGCGGAGGGCGTGGCGCCGCTGATTGAACAGCTGACCGGCGGCCGCGTGTACCTGCGCATCCTGTCGAACCTGGCGGACAAGCGGCTCGCGCGCGCCACGTGCCGCATCCCGCTGCCGCTGCTGGCGGACTTCGGCCTGCCGGGCGAGGTCATCGCCGAGGGCATTGCCCAGGCGAGCCGCTTCGCGGAAGCCGACCCGTACCGCGCCGCCACGCACAACAAGGGCGTGATGAACGGCATCGACGCGGTGGCCATCGCCACGGGGCAGGACTGGCGCTCCATCGAGGCCGGTGCCCACGCGTTCGCGTGCCGCAAGGGGCAGTACCGCCCGCTGTCCACCTGGTACCTGGAGGAAGGGCACCTGGTGGGCCGCATCGAGCTGCCGCTGGCGCTGGGCCTGGTGGGCGGTCCCATCAAGATCCACCCGGGCGCGCAGGTGGCGCTCAAGCTGATGCGCGCCACCAGCGTGCGCGAGCTGTCCATGGTGTTCGCGGCGGTGGGCCTGGCGCAGAACTTCGCGGCGCTCCGCGCCCTGGGCTCCGTAGGCATCCAGAAGGGCCACATGGCCATGCACGCGCGCAGCGTCGCCGTCACGGCGGGCGCGCGCGGCGGGGACGTGGAGAAGGTGGCCAACCTGCTGGTGAAGGCCGGGCACGTGAAGGTGGAGAAGGCGCGGGAGATCCTCGCGAACCTGCCGCCGGAGCCGCCCGCCGTCGCCACCCTCACCAACGGCTGA
- a CDS encoding mevalonate kinase has protein sequence MDRALSAPGKLFISGEYAVLWGGVSRLAAVAPRTAAYVRRRQDSRVHICLEEGTLQGLTTPRGVKWDREVPAGFSFVARTLDEALRAHGRASVGFDVAVAPGALGPGGHKLGIGGSASATVLAAEAARFVLEEKFDVLKLALTAHTLGQGGKGSGGDVATSFAGGAVRYRRYDVTALADAANTGRFNAALAESPPVDLWRMPVPRVSMLYAFTGESASTKLLIGQVEARLAEAGRKAYVERSDALGHAIENGLGGGDFRAFAEAVKAQHALLLELGPLETEGMRRVLAIAASYHCAGKLSGAGGGDGCILFAPNAQAREALREGLESRGFLTLTLDVEQGVRGEAQVDARLRGWVDALT, from the coding sequence ATGGACCGAGCGCTCTCCGCCCCAGGCAAGCTGTTCATCTCCGGTGAGTACGCCGTGCTGTGGGGCGGCGTGTCGCGTCTCGCGGCGGTGGCGCCACGCACGGCCGCCTATGTGCGCAGGCGTCAGGACTCGCGTGTGCACATCTGCCTGGAGGAGGGGACGCTCCAGGGCCTCACCACGCCTCGCGGCGTGAAGTGGGACCGCGAAGTGCCCGCCGGCTTCTCCTTCGTCGCCCGCACGCTGGATGAAGCCCTGCGCGCGCACGGCCGCGCGAGCGTGGGCTTCGACGTGGCGGTCGCTCCGGGCGCTCTTGGGCCCGGCGGCCACAAGCTGGGCATCGGCGGCAGCGCGTCCGCGACGGTGCTCGCCGCGGAGGCCGCGCGCTTCGTGCTGGAAGAGAAGTTCGACGTCCTCAAGCTCGCCCTCACCGCGCACACGCTGGGGCAGGGCGGCAAGGGCAGCGGCGGCGACGTGGCCACGAGCTTCGCTGGGGGGGCCGTGCGCTACCGGCGCTACGACGTCACCGCGCTCGCGGACGCCGCCAACACCGGTCGCTTCAACGCCGCGCTCGCGGAGTCCCCGCCAGTGGACCTCTGGCGCATGCCCGTGCCGCGCGTGTCCATGCTCTACGCCTTCACCGGAGAGAGCGCGTCCACGAAGCTCCTCATCGGTCAGGTGGAGGCCCGCCTCGCGGAGGCTGGCCGCAAGGCCTACGTGGAGCGCTCCGACGCGTTGGGCCATGCGATTGAGAACGGCCTGGGCGGCGGTGACTTCCGCGCCTTCGCCGAAGCCGTGAAGGCCCAGCACGCGCTGCTCCTGGAACTGGGCCCGCTGGAGACCGAAGGCATGCGCCGCGTGCTGGCCATCGCCGCGTCCTACCACTGCGCGGGCAAGCTCTCCGGCGCGGGCGGTGGTGACGGCTGCATCCTCTTCGCCCCGAACGCCCAGGCGCGCGAAGCGCTGCGAGAAGGCCTGGAGTCGCGTGGCTTCCTCACGCTGACACTGGACGTGGAGCAGGGCGTGCGCGGCGAGGCGCAGGTGGATGCGCGGCTTCGCGGCTGGGTGGACGCGCTCACGTGA
- the mvaD gene encoding diphosphomevalonate decarboxylase, translating to MKATVRAHPNIALVKYWGKRDEALILPHQSSLSLTLAPIHVTTTVEFGAPSDTVELHGHAARGSERDRVLRLLDAVRVQAGRDLGPAKVVSRGDFPMAAGLASSAAGFAALAVAGRAAAGLPQDTRASSILARRGSGSACRSVQGGFCEWMRGEREDGEDSYAVQRFDAGHWADLRMVVAILDRGEKEVKSRDGMKNTVETSPYYPAWVKDAEAEVPRARELIAKKDLEALGELCERNAWRMHSTSLAADPPLCYLNSATLGLIQHLREQRKKGVPVWFTLDAGPNPVLLTDAAHEVAAEALARACGAVDVVRCVPGGDATLLTEHLF from the coding sequence ATGAAGGCAACGGTCCGGGCGCATCCCAACATCGCGCTCGTGAAGTACTGGGGAAAGCGCGACGAGGCGCTCATCCTCCCGCACCAGTCCAGCCTGTCGCTGACGCTGGCTCCCATCCACGTGACGACGACGGTGGAGTTCGGCGCGCCGTCGGACACGGTGGAACTGCACGGCCACGCGGCCAGGGGCAGCGAGCGCGACCGCGTGCTGCGCCTCTTGGACGCGGTTCGCGTGCAGGCGGGGCGCGACCTGGGCCCCGCGAAGGTGGTGTCGCGCGGGGACTTCCCCATGGCGGCGGGCCTGGCCAGCAGCGCGGCGGGCTTCGCGGCGCTGGCGGTGGCGGGGCGCGCGGCGGCGGGGCTGCCCCAGGACACGCGGGCGTCCAGCATCCTGGCGAGGCGGGGCAGCGGCTCCGCGTGCCGCAGCGTGCAGGGCGGCTTCTGCGAGTGGATGCGCGGCGAGCGCGAGGACGGCGAGGACAGCTACGCCGTGCAGCGCTTCGACGCGGGCCACTGGGCGGACCTGCGCATGGTGGTGGCCATCCTCGACCGCGGCGAGAAGGAGGTGAAGTCGCGGGACGGGATGAAGAACACGGTGGAGACGAGCCCCTACTATCCTGCGTGGGTGAAGGACGCGGAGGCGGAAGTCCCCCGCGCCCGGGAGCTCATCGCGAAGAAGGACCTGGAGGCGCTGGGCGAGCTGTGCGAGCGCAACGCGTGGCGCATGCACTCCACCTCGCTCGCGGCGGATCCGCCGCTCTGCTACCTGAACTCGGCGACGCTGGGGCTCATCCAGCACCTGCGCGAGCAGCGCAAGAAGGGCGTGCCGGTGTGGTTCACGCTCGACGCGGGGCCGAACCCGGTGCTGCTGACGGACGCGGCCCACGAGGTCGCGGCGGAAGCCCTGGCCCGCGCCTGCGGAGCCGTGGACGTGGTGCGCTGCGTGCCCGGTGGTGACGCGACGCTGCTCACCGAACACCTGTTCTGA
- the omp85 gene encoding Omp85 family outer membrane protein yields MLAPVVFLFFMLMSLSAVAAGRSASGLAPVKRTPTMDGIALPLLSFSSDQGFGYGAVGGMYLYGDGSKTPYAHALSAQVFFTARGAMNHYLRYDGPQLLGPLRLEGRLEYRQEKSSPFFGAGNLSAPDFRGDVDDERYNYDKGSPGLWVRLRGRPFGEKHPFQSYVGYGWRYTSVSPYATSILAQEKPIGIEGGPSGQLLAGALWDTRDDESDPTTGGVEEIALRVSGLATFSRYQYAGVTLSERRYIRITPRLIFAQRLTLDMLFGEVPFFEWMTTGGVNVSEGIGGMSSVRGIERNRFAGNVKAFSNSELRFQAARMAFFGQPLALGAVVFLDLGRVWHPGVTDGKWHEWHPGIGGGLRFSRRAAVVRMDYARSTETGRQRFYITFGHMF; encoded by the coding sequence ATGCTGGCTCCAGTCGTCTTCCTCTTCTTCATGCTGATGTCGCTGAGCGCCGTGGCGGCAGGCCGCTCGGCGTCCGGCCTCGCTCCGGTGAAGCGGACGCCGACGATGGACGGCATCGCGCTGCCGCTGTTGTCCTTCAGCTCGGATCAGGGCTTCGGCTACGGCGCTGTCGGCGGCATGTACCTCTATGGCGACGGCAGCAAGACGCCCTACGCGCATGCCCTGTCCGCGCAGGTGTTCTTCACCGCGCGCGGCGCCATGAATCATTACCTCCGTTACGACGGGCCGCAGTTGCTGGGGCCCCTGCGTTTGGAGGGACGGCTGGAGTACCGGCAGGAGAAGAGCAGCCCCTTCTTCGGCGCGGGCAACCTGTCCGCCCCGGACTTCCGGGGTGACGTGGATGACGAGCGCTACAACTACGACAAGGGCTCGCCGGGCCTCTGGGTGCGTCTGCGCGGGCGGCCCTTCGGTGAGAAGCACCCGTTCCAGTCGTACGTGGGCTACGGCTGGCGCTACACGAGCGTGTCACCCTACGCGACGTCCATCCTGGCGCAGGAGAAGCCCATCGGCATCGAGGGCGGGCCCAGCGGGCAGCTGCTCGCGGGCGCGCTCTGGGACACGCGCGACGACGAGTCCGACCCCACGACCGGCGGCGTGGAGGAGATCGCGCTGCGCGTGTCGGGCCTGGCCACCTTCAGCCGCTACCAGTACGCGGGCGTGACGCTGAGCGAGCGCCGCTACATCCGCATCACCCCGCGGCTCATCTTCGCGCAGCGGCTCACGCTGGACATGCTCTTCGGGGAGGTGCCGTTCTTCGAGTGGATGACCACGGGCGGCGTCAACGTGTCCGAGGGCATTGGCGGCATGAGCAGCGTGCGCGGCATCGAGCGCAACCGCTTCGCCGGCAACGTGAAGGCGTTCAGCAACTCCGAGCTGCGCTTCCAGGCGGCTCGGATGGCCTTCTTCGGGCAGCCGCTGGCGCTGGGCGCGGTGGTGTTCCTGGACCTGGGCCGCGTGTGGCATCCGGGTGTGACGGACGGCAAGTGGCATGAGTGGCACCCGGGCATCGGCGGCGGCCTGCGCTTCTCGCGCCGCGCGGCCGTGGTGCGCATGGACTACGCGCGCTCCACCGAGACGGGCCGTCAGCGCTTCTACATCACGTTCGGTCACATGTTCTAA
- the mvk gene encoding mevalonate kinase: MKPLVAFGAGKVILLGEHSVVYGYPAIAGPLSIGVVARGGPSRSCVLDVPVTADAAQKRMMRKAFARAAKLVGEPKVKVTLEPQLPLSAGLGSSAALAVATSRVLLQAAGQEPTAKATARLAWEMEQEFHGTPSGVDHTTSAEEKLILYRRVQAPAGVTGRARELKSPRPVSVVVALAGARSPTKLTVGALRERQARWPERYKRLFGQVGRLVTEAAKTVEAGDLEGLGDAMNVNQGLLNALGLSSPALEDMVFRLRSLGALGAKFTGAGGDGGAVIGLFPEPEPVVAQLTRDGVRCFASQLAGPRVQGDIP, translated from the coding sequence ATGAAACCCCTGGTCGCCTTCGGTGCCGGCAAGGTCATCCTGCTGGGCGAGCACAGCGTGGTGTACGGCTACCCCGCCATCGCCGGTCCCCTGAGCATCGGCGTGGTGGCGCGCGGTGGGCCTTCGCGCTCGTGCGTGCTGGACGTGCCGGTGACGGCGGACGCGGCGCAGAAGCGGATGATGCGCAAGGCCTTCGCGCGGGCGGCGAAGCTCGTGGGCGAGCCGAAGGTGAAGGTCACGCTGGAGCCGCAATTGCCCCTGTCCGCGGGGCTGGGCAGCTCCGCGGCGCTGGCGGTGGCCACGTCGCGCGTGCTGCTGCAGGCGGCGGGGCAGGAGCCCACGGCGAAGGCGACGGCGCGGCTGGCGTGGGAGATGGAGCAGGAGTTCCACGGCACGCCGTCCGGCGTGGACCACACCACCAGCGCGGAGGAGAAGCTCATCCTCTACCGCCGGGTGCAGGCCCCGGCGGGTGTCACGGGCCGCGCGCGCGAATTGAAGAGTCCGCGGCCGGTGTCCGTGGTGGTGGCGCTGGCGGGCGCGCGCAGTCCCACGAAGCTGACGGTGGGGGCGCTGCGCGAGCGGCAGGCGCGGTGGCCGGAGCGCTACAAGCGGCTCTTCGGCCAGGTGGGAAGGCTCGTCACCGAGGCGGCGAAGACGGTGGAGGCGGGCGACCTGGAGGGGCTGGGGGACGCGATGAACGTCAACCAGGGCCTCCTGAACGCGCTGGGGCTGTCGTCACCAGCGCTGGAGGACATGGTGTTCCGGCTGCGCTCGCTGGGCGCGCTGGGGGCCAAATTCACCGGGGCGGGAGGTGACGGTGGCGCGGTCATCGGCCTCTTCCCCGAACCGGAGCCCGTGGTCGCGCAACTGACGCGTGACGGCGTGCGCTGCTTCGCGAGTCAGCTCGCGGGGCCTCGGGTCCAGGGAGACATTCCATGA